The genomic DNA TTAAAGTCTGTAAACCCAAACGAGAACAGGCGGTTAATAAATCTTTAACCTCCTGCAAGCCCGCATAGTAAGCACTATTTGCCATTTTCAATATCGCCATAGATAAAGAAGGGTCTTCTTGAATAATAGCCACCAATTCTGTAAAAGAAACATCCGGTTTTTGAATGGTGTTTAGTAATTGCTGCCCAACGCGAGGTATTACGGGTATTTTTTCAATATATTTCGGCAGATGTTCAAAGATTTTAGCCCCAATGGAATCGGGCTGTAAAACAGACCGAATATCGGTGTAATTGCTAAAAGGTTGAACCAGGTTCTTTGTCCCCTGTGTTTGTATCCACAACGGATTATTACACACTTTGCAAATCCATAAAAACCATTTACGCATTTTTTGTGGAGGTGATATAACTGTTTGACAAAATGGACATGTAGCATTCATAGATTAAGCCCTTTTTCTTTTCTGATTATGAACATAAAGTCATAATCTGCCGTATAGAACGCAGATTAAAGGTTCGTGGTGTATGTTTAATGACTTCTTCGTATGTGGTCGTGCCACGAATTACTTTCGATATAGCATCTTCCCGCATACTGATAAGTCCTGTGGAATCTACACTAATCCGCCGTATTTCATGGGCGGTCTTTTTTTGCAGAATGGCTTCCTTCACATCTTCATTTAAAACCAGCAATTCATAAGCCCCTACTCTTCCGCGATAGCCTGTATAGGAACAATATTGACAGCCTTTCCCTTTCTTGTATTCATATTCGCGCACCTCTGCATAGTCCAATCCTAAGGATTGGGCTTCTCTTGCCGTAGGGATATAAGGAACAATACATTTTGGACAGATACGACGGAGCAATCGTTGAGCCAGCACCGATATAACCGTTGAGGAAATAAGGAAGGTCTCAATATCCATATCAATCAAGCGCAGAAGTCCGCCAATCGTATCTTCCGTATGAAAAGTTGAATATACTTTGTGCCCGGTTAACGCAGCCTGAATGGCTACTTGTGCTGTTTCACGGTCACGGATTTCGCCAATCACGATAATGTCCGGGTCCTGACGCACAATCTCACGCAAGGTCGAATCAAAAGTGCGATTAACTTTTTCGTTAACCGAACTCTGGACAATGCCATCAATTGTAAACTCGACAGGGTCTTCCGCCGTAATGATTTTTCGGGATACATCATTGGAATAGGCAATACTCGCATATAATGTGGTCGTTTTCCCAGAACCGGTAGGACCAGTAATCAGTACTACCCCGGTAGGTAAATCTAAGACATCATAACGGTATCGCTCCAACATGCTACGGTTCATACCTAATTCGTCCAGAGCCACCAAAGCCAAATCTTTGTTCAAAACACGCATTACTGCCGATTCGCCATAAACCGTAACATAGATGGATAACCGCAAATCAATATCTTTCCCTTTGTAAGGGAAAAGGATACGCCCACCCTGGTGTCGTTGATGTTCGGTAATATTGCAACCCGCCATAATTTTAATACGGGATATAAGTCGCGGTAGCATGGTTAGAGGAAGGTCTGTGTGATAAACTAATACGCCATCAATCCGATAGCGTATCCGTATTTTATCTGCCATAGGTTCAATATGAATATCACTGGCACGGCGTTCGATAGCCGTTATGATAAGATGGTCTACCAACTGAATAATATTATCTTCCCCTACACGGGCTTCTCCGGGAGCCTGCATTATTTGATGTCGGTATTCTTCAAACGCTTTTATGGCTTCTTGAATAGCCTCCTGTGGACCTAATGCAATATTAAACTGTCCCGGGAAAACATCCTGTATAGCCTGCCGTGTCTGTTCCTTGTTCATATCGCTTACTACAACTGTGATGCTACCATCTTCTTCCTTCGAGAAGGGAATAAAATTGTACTTACGCAGATATGCTGGAGATACCCCCTGTAATAGGCGAAGGTCAATCATAGGAAACTCAGGTTCAATAAAAGGCACGCCCATCTGATGGGCTAAATTTCGAAGGAGTGTGCGTTCGTTAATAGCTCCCAATTCGATAAGAGCCTCCCCAAGACGAATACCGCGTTCCTTTTGAAGTGCTAGAGCCGAATTTAATACCTCGGGCGTAATAATCCCTTGTTCTATTAACAAATCTCCTAAACGAAGATTGCCACCATGTTTTGTGATTGCCTGATTAATCGCCTGACGAGTAGCATAACCTAACTCAATTAAAACATCGCTGAGGTGTTTTGGCTGTTCCAGCAAACTTTGGATACGCAAAGCCCGTCTTAATTGTTCCTCTGTGATAACGCCTTCGGCTACTAAAGCCTGCCCCATCGGCGAACTTAAAGCACCCTCAACATTTTGACTCATATTTTACCCTCAAAGCAGTTTTATAGATTTTATATATACTTTGAACAATGTATTTAACTTTTTTCAATCTGTTAACTTACAGACATCATTAATATATTTTTAAAAACTTACAGGGCAGTATTGCGACGAATGTTGAGAAGTTCTTTCATAACATTTGCAAGATTACCTTGG from Candidatus Hydrogenedens sp. includes the following:
- a CDS encoding ATPase, T2SS/T4P/T4SS family produces the protein MSQNVEGALSSPMGQALVAEGVITEEQLRRALRIQSLLEQPKHLSDVLIELGYATRQAINQAITKHGGNLRLGDLLIEQGIITPEVLNSALALQKERGIRLGEALIELGAINERTLLRNLAHQMGVPFIEPEFPMIDLRLLQGVSPAYLRKYNFIPFSKEEDGSITVVVSDMNKEQTRQAIQDVFPGQFNIALGPQEAIQEAIKAFEEYRHQIMQAPGEARVGEDNIIQLVDHLIITAIERRASDIHIEPMADKIRIRYRIDGVLVYHTDLPLTMLPRLISRIKIMAGCNITEHQRHQGGRILFPYKGKDIDLRLSIYVTVYGESAVMRVLNKDLALVALDELGMNRSMLERYRYDVLDLPTGVVLITGPTGSGKTTTLYASIAYSNDVSRKIITAEDPVEFTIDGIVQSSVNEKVNRTFDSTLREIVRQDPDIIVIGEIRDRETAQVAIQAALTGHKVYSTFHTEDTIGGLLRLIDMDIETFLISSTVISVLAQRLLRRICPKCIVPYIPTAREAQSLGLDYAEVREYEYKKGKGCQYCSYTGYRGRVGAYELLVLNEDVKEAILQKKTAHEIRRISVDSTGLISMREDAISKVIRGTTTYEEVIKHTPRTFNLRSIRQIMTLCS